The following proteins come from a genomic window of Palaemon carinicauda isolate YSFRI2023 chromosome 12, ASM3689809v2, whole genome shotgun sequence:
- the LOC137650570 gene encoding endothelial lipase-like isoform X2 codes for MWRPLPLICLLMLTWRMVNSQRLFAKRIPPIEEVGFCECQVLPGLPGGTRSLLQLPKFGIKFILYTPSSNRASGIPISTGETRVLNGGGFDPSLPLTVITHGWTEGTDETDWIHELRSALQTKAPMNILLVDWSNFSRLDYTTAALHTALVGRRLAEFLMFLKNTYPRFSGNQVHLIGFSMGAHVSGVAGHLFPGIARITGLDPAGPNFECVADSLRLDPSDAIFVDNVHTNSGCAVTGHIGYTTPHGDVDFYINGGGEQPGCRPLIGEFLFDSLLLRWPNICHHTRAIKHYIDSIHAGSPIFGFLCQDYRTYQTGACQNNFRTVFGYNASPEGLPRGSSQNALFFDIQNSFF; via the exons ATGTGGCGTCCACTACCGTTGATATGCCTCCTGATGCTCACCTGGAGGATGGTTAACTCTCAACGTCTCTTCGCAAAGAGAATTCCACCCA TTGAAGAAGTTGGCTTCTGTGAATGTCAGGTGTTACCAGGTCTCCCTGGCGGCACAAGAAGTCTCCTGCAGCTGCCTAAGTTTGGAATCAAGTTCATTCTTTATACACC TTCATCGAATAGAGCAAGCGGAATCCCAATATCTACCGGAGAGACCCGGGTCTTAAACGGAGGTGGATTCGATCCTAGTCTACCGTTAACCGTTATAACTCACGGCTGGACGGAAGGTACTGACGAGACTGATTGGATTCACGAACTACGAAGCGCTTTGCAAACTAAG GCCCCCATGAACATCCTGCTAGTTGACTGGTCGAATTTCTCGAGGCTGGACTACACCACGGCTGCTCTTCACACCGCTCTTGTGGGAAGGAGATTAGCAGAATTCCTCATGTTCCTCAAG AATACGTATCCAAGATTCAGTGGCAACCAAGTTCACCTCATCGGCTTCAGTATGGGAGCCCACGTCTCTGGAGTCGCCGGTCATCTGTTCCCCGGCATTGCAAGAATCACAG GACTTGACCCAGCTGGCCCAAACTTCGAATGCGTAGCTGACAGCTTACGTTTGGATCCCAGCGACGCGATATTTGTTGACAACGTCCACACGAATTCAGGATGTGCAGTTACTGGCCACATTGGGTACACGACCCCCCACGGAGACGTAGACTTCTACATCAATGGAGGTGGAGAACAGCCAGGCTGTCGACCCCTCATTGGAGAATTCCTCTTTGATTCTCTTCTTTTAC gTTGGCCAAACATCTGCCACCACACTCGGGCTATTAAGCACTACATCGATTCCATCCACGCTGGGTCACCTATTTTTGGATTTCTCTGCCAAGACTACAGGACCTATCAG ACCGGCGCTTGCCAAAATAACTTCAGGACTGTTTTCGGCTACAACGCGTCACCTGAAGGTTTGCCGAGAGGAAGTAGCCAGAATGCGTTGTTCTTTGATATCCAG AATAGTTTCTTCTGA
- the LOC137650570 gene encoding endothelial lipase-like isoform X1, with the protein MFTSRPWFSVCPEKLCKGEITMWRPLPLICLLMLTWRMVNSQRLFAKRIPPIEEVGFCECQVLPGLPGGTRSLLQLPKFGIKFILYTPSSNRASGIPISTGETRVLNGGGFDPSLPLTVITHGWTEGTDETDWIHELRSALQTKAPMNILLVDWSNFSRLDYTTAALHTALVGRRLAEFLMFLKNTYPRFSGNQVHLIGFSMGAHVSGVAGHLFPGIARITGLDPAGPNFECVADSLRLDPSDAIFVDNVHTNSGCAVTGHIGYTTPHGDVDFYINGGGEQPGCRPLIGEFLFDSLLLRWPNICHHTRAIKHYIDSIHAGSPIFGFLCQDYRTYQTGACQNNFRTVFGYNASPEGLPRGSSQNALFFDIQNSFF; encoded by the exons AAGGTGAAATCACAATGTGGCGTCCACTACCGTTGATATGCCTCCTGATGCTCACCTGGAGGATGGTTAACTCTCAACGTCTCTTCGCAAAGAGAATTCCACCCA TTGAAGAAGTTGGCTTCTGTGAATGTCAGGTGTTACCAGGTCTCCCTGGCGGCACAAGAAGTCTCCTGCAGCTGCCTAAGTTTGGAATCAAGTTCATTCTTTATACACC TTCATCGAATAGAGCAAGCGGAATCCCAATATCTACCGGAGAGACCCGGGTCTTAAACGGAGGTGGATTCGATCCTAGTCTACCGTTAACCGTTATAACTCACGGCTGGACGGAAGGTACTGACGAGACTGATTGGATTCACGAACTACGAAGCGCTTTGCAAACTAAG GCCCCCATGAACATCCTGCTAGTTGACTGGTCGAATTTCTCGAGGCTGGACTACACCACGGCTGCTCTTCACACCGCTCTTGTGGGAAGGAGATTAGCAGAATTCCTCATGTTCCTCAAG AATACGTATCCAAGATTCAGTGGCAACCAAGTTCACCTCATCGGCTTCAGTATGGGAGCCCACGTCTCTGGAGTCGCCGGTCATCTGTTCCCCGGCATTGCAAGAATCACAG GACTTGACCCAGCTGGCCCAAACTTCGAATGCGTAGCTGACAGCTTACGTTTGGATCCCAGCGACGCGATATTTGTTGACAACGTCCACACGAATTCAGGATGTGCAGTTACTGGCCACATTGGGTACACGACCCCCCACGGAGACGTAGACTTCTACATCAATGGAGGTGGAGAACAGCCAGGCTGTCGACCCCTCATTGGAGAATTCCTCTTTGATTCTCTTCTTTTAC gTTGGCCAAACATCTGCCACCACACTCGGGCTATTAAGCACTACATCGATTCCATCCACGCTGGGTCACCTATTTTTGGATTTCTCTGCCAAGACTACAGGACCTATCAG ACCGGCGCTTGCCAAAATAACTTCAGGACTGTTTTCGGCTACAACGCGTCACCTGAAGGTTTGCCGAGAGGAAGTAGCCAGAATGCGTTGTTCTTTGATATCCAG AATAGTTTCTTCTGA